One genomic segment of Elgaria multicarinata webbii isolate HBS135686 ecotype San Diego chromosome 9, rElgMul1.1.pri, whole genome shotgun sequence includes these proteins:
- the ZCRB1 gene encoding zinc finger CCHC-type and RNA-binding motif-containing protein 1: MSGGLAPSKSTVYVSNLPFSLTNNDLYRIFSKYGKVVKVTIMKDKDTRRSKGVAFILFLDKESAQNCSRALNNKQLFGRVIKASIAIDNGRAAEFIRRRNYYDKSKCYECGETGHLSYACPKNMLGEREPPKKKEKKKRKKVIEPEEEIEEEEESEDEGEDPALDSLSQAIAFQQAKIEEEQQKSTQVAGESSTFDSRRPRIKKSAYFSDEEELSD; this comes from the exons ATGAGTGGAGGGCTAGCACCAAGCAAAAGCACAGTTTACGTGTCCAATTTGCCCTTCTCACTGACAAACAATGACTTATATAGG ATTTTTTCCAAATATGGCAAAGTGGTTAA AGTTACAATTATGAAAGACAAAGACACGCGAAGGAGTAAAGGGGTTGCATTTATTTTGTTCTTGGATAAAGAATCCGCACAGAACTGTTCTCGGGCACTTAACAATAAACAG CTTTTTGGAAGAGTGATAAAAGCAAGTATTGCTATTGACAATGGAAGAGCTGCTGAATTTATCCGCAGGCGAAACTATTATGACAAATCAAAATGCTACGAATGTGGA GAAACAGGACATTTAAGCTATGCATGTCCTAAGAATATGCTAGGAGAGCGTGAGCcacccaaaaagaaagaaaagaagaaaaggaagaaagtaaTTGAGCCAGAAGAAGAAAT tgaagaagaagaagaaagtgaagATGAGGGAGAAGATCCTGCTCTTGACAGCCTCAGTCAAGCTATAGCTTTCCAG CAAGCCAAAATTGAAGAAGAGCAGCAGAAGTCAACACAGGTAGCAGGCGAGTCCTCAACATTTGATTCAAGGCGACCCCGGATCAAAAAAAGCGCATATTTTAGTGATGAGGAAGAACTTAGTGATTGA